One Sphingobacteruim zhuxiongii DNA window includes the following coding sequences:
- a CDS encoding SDR family oxidoreductase — MKTALVTGANKSIGFEVANQLAQKGIYVYLGSRSLENGVDAVNKLKAEGINNVEAIQLDITNNKSIQNARSIIGRKTQSLDILVNNAGIFGGYPQSAFDATIEQFKATYDANVYGVVRVTQAFIDLLKKSPEPRIVNVSSSQGSITLHSDPTYKYFDFKGVVYLSSKAALNMYTVVLAYELKDTNFKVNAICPGFTKTDFNGHRGTGTVEEAGKRIVKYALLDKNGPTGKFFSEENNPETGEIPW; from the coding sequence ATGAAGACAGCATTAGTAACAGGAGCAAATAAAAGTATTGGTTTTGAAGTAGCGAATCAACTTGCTCAAAAAGGGATTTATGTTTACCTCGGTAGTCGCAGTTTGGAAAACGGTGTAGACGCTGTAAATAAATTAAAAGCTGAAGGAATAAATAATGTAGAAGCCATTCAGCTTGATATAACAAACAATAAATCCATCCAAAATGCACGCTCAATAATCGGTAGGAAAACCCAATCATTAGACATTCTTGTTAACAATGCAGGAATATTCGGTGGATACCCACAATCTGCATTTGATGCTACCATAGAACAGTTCAAAGCAACATACGATGCTAATGTTTATGGAGTCGTGAGAGTTACGCAGGCCTTTATTGATTTATTGAAAAAATCTCCCGAGCCTCGCATTGTAAATGTAAGTTCCAGCCAAGGTTCAATAACTTTACACAGTGACCCAACATACAAATATTTCGACTTTAAAGGTGTTGTTTATCTGTCATCAAAAGCAGCTTTAAATATGTACACTGTTGTATTGGCTTACGAACTGAAGGATACTAACTTTAAAGTAAACGCTATTTGTCCGGGGTTTACAAAAACTGATTTTAATGGACATCGTGGAACTGGAACTGTTGAGGAAGCTGGAAAACGAATCGTAAAATACGCTCTGCTTGACAAAAATGGTCCAACAGGAAAATTTTTCAGTGAAGAAAACAA